A segment of the Takifugu flavidus isolate HTHZ2018 chromosome 7, ASM371156v2, whole genome shotgun sequence genome:
tggccagagaagaccgctggtttgagaggggtgtcaaggaagccatctatgtcaaattggaaaaaacatcattaaacagaTGTTTAATGATTAAGGCACTTCTTAtcacctccactccttccaacaacaaaccaaacattcacgccatttcaggagacctggtgactcaccaccatgtgagccagcagacaaaggggagacacctcaactgaaactaggtgaaagACCCTACCAACtatctgtgtgtattttgtaGATAAtgttaatatataatataaacagAATTTGTAAATTGCACCAAAGTAGGGACAAGATCGGtgcatctggaaaagaaaaattgaaTCCACCAAATAAGAAGCTGTCCAGAGGTTTATAAAGACATCCCGATTCTATTTTTCTtcaccatctattaaactgtttTTGTGAATAATTTACAGTCTCCTGATTTAAAGCATATTTGCAAACCTTTGCACTTATGATGTATATGAAGGCTGGACAAACTACAGAAATCTGATTTGCACCAAGGGGAATTTGTAAAGTCACAGTCTAGAAATTGTGGCTGCTTTATTCCCAGTATATTAGGTCGACAGGGTGATAGACAGCCACTTTGTAGGAGGTAGAATGGTTGCAAAGGAAGGACAGAGTAGTGGGAgggcaaaaacaaagatggcaatgaaggtggcagtaaagataaatattccatctgaGGAAACCTAAACAGCTGCTGTACCTCAGCAGTGATCACTTCACAGCAACACTGTGACACCAGTGATGTCACTGGAAGACGGAGATGGCTACATCTCTCCATTCAACACCTCCTGCAGACTCATGTCTGATGCTTGGAAATCCACTCTCATCAGTGCAGCACTGGCCTGCCttgctcctctcactgtggtgCTCAATTTAGTAGTTGTTGTCtccatttctcatttcaggCAAAGACACTCTCTTGAATTATAAGTTGCATTAGTTtagctatttattttttttaccaataAAGTAGCATAGATGTGAGCTAACCTTTTATATGACTGACAGTAACATATTACTTGCAGTTTTCTCTGTAGATGTGTGATTTCAATTGGAGATATTAACAATCATCTCTGTCTTTAGGCATTTCCAGACGACAACCAATATCATCCTGCTCTCCATGGCagtgtctgaccttctggtgGGCCTCGCCGTGATGCCGCTCATGATCGTCACCCTGGATTTCTGTTGGTGCATCAGTTCATTTATATGCTTTCTTTTCGACCTGTTACGCTTTGTCCTCACCTGTGCCTCTATTGGGAACATGGTGCTGATATCAGTAGATCGTTATGTGGCCATTTGTTACCCTCTGCGTTATTCCTCCATCAAACCAAGTACAGttaaaatctgtgtgtctgtgtgttggatcAGTTCTATTATCTACAATCTCATACTTCTAAAAGATAACCttttaaacattgatttttcCAGTTCCTGCATCAAAAAATGCCCACTTTTCATAAATTACATTGTATTTATTGCAGATATAATCATCACATTTTATGTCCCTCTAACTGTGATTATAGTTCTCTACACCAGAGTGTTTGTGGTGGCTGTCACACAGGCACGTGCCATGCGGTCTCAGGTTTCAACAACTGGGTCAAAAGCTGTGAATGCAATGAAATCAGAGTTGAGAGCTGCTAGAACACTTGGAATTGTCATTCTCTTTttcatcatttgttttttccctccttatatttcatctttaattgGACAAGGCATGAATATTGAAGTTTCAACAGGTCAACTTTTGCTGTTCTGTAGTAATTCTACAATAAATCCTATCATCTATGCTTTTTTCTATCCCTGGTTCAGAAAGACGGTTAAACTCCTCCTGAACTGCAAA
Coding sequences within it:
- the LOC130529072 gene encoding trace amine-associated receptor 13c-like; the protein is MSLEDGDGYISPFNTSCRLMSDAWKSTLISAALACLAPLTVVLNLILTIISVFRHFQTTTNIILLSMAVSDLLVGLAVMPLMIVTLDFCWCISSFICFLFDLLRFVLTCASIGNMVLISVDRYVAICYPLRYSSIKPSTVKICVSVCWISSIIYNLILLKDNLLNIDFSSSCIKKCPLFINYIVFIADIIITFYVPLTVIIVLYTRVFVVAVTQARAMRSQVSTTGSKAVNAMKSELRAARTLGIVILFFIICFFPPYISSLIGQGMNIEVSTGQLLLFCSNSTINPIIYAFFYPWFRKTVKLLLNCKFCKL